In Candidatus Bathyarchaeum sp., a single genomic region encodes these proteins:
- a CDS encoding DNA repair exonuclease: protein MKPFSFVHAADLHLGYAQYNLDVRRRDFNNAFGELVNKTIELKPDFMIIAGDIFEQARPTNSTLEVAIANFRRLKDAGIPVLAVDGSHDSAPNLVTGTILNPLDRAGLVWYLPRHEGACWRNENCYVYGIPNFRTPRRTQEELPKFLEENKPAPDPSLFNVLVFHMGLDIPAVKPPKMEAEASPENLPDGFDYYAGGHIHKPYMSRFKKGIIAYSGGTETASYDEAKIKKGFYHVQVSKSGKPKIERVTLETPRKFVILEKTYTGLTPAKITEAVVQLVKDNDEKDAIVVPVIKGVLPSETTRGEIDIAKVKKTGQKALLVHPILRLRETELSEHIIRSIFGNDMKDLTTKAYEYFFEIFSENYKREESEKIARLAVDLIDPLLAKRETKVKEKLEEFL from the coding sequence ATGAAGCCTTTTAGTTTTGTTCATGCTGCGGATTTGCATTTGGGTTATGCTCAGTATAACTTAGATGTGCGCCGCAGGGACTTCAATAACGCTTTTGGGGAGTTGGTGAACAAAACTATCGAGCTTAAGCCAGATTTTATGATAATTGCTGGAGACATTTTTGAGCAAGCCCGGCCAACCAATTCTACCCTTGAGGTTGCTATTGCTAATTTTCGGCGCTTAAAAGATGCAGGAATTCCTGTTTTGGCGGTTGATGGTTCTCATGATTCTGCTCCTAACCTAGTTACGGGAACGATTCTTAATCCCTTGGACCGTGCAGGTTTGGTTTGGTATTTGCCCCGCCATGAGGGCGCGTGCTGGCGAAACGAAAACTGTTACGTTTATGGCATCCCAAACTTTCGAACGCCCAGAAGAACCCAAGAAGAACTACCAAAGTTTCTGGAGGAAAACAAGCCTGCTCCTGACCCTTCGTTGTTTAATGTTCTTGTTTTTCATATGGGACTGGATATTCCTGCAGTTAAACCCCCAAAAATGGAAGCAGAAGCCAGCCCAGAAAATCTTCCTGACGGATTTGATTATTATGCCGGGGGTCATATTCACAAGCCGTACATGTCTAGATTCAAAAAGGGCATCATTGCTTACAGTGGCGGAACAGAAACCGCCAGTTATGATGAAGCAAAAATCAAAAAAGGCTTTTATCATGTTCAAGTGAGCAAGTCAGGTAAACCCAAAATTGAACGCGTAACATTGGAGACTCCTCGTAAGTTTGTTATTTTGGAGAAAACTTACACGGGTTTGACGCCTGCAAAAATTACTGAAGCGGTTGTCCAGTTAGTTAAAGACAACGACGAAAAAGACGCCATTGTAGTTCCAGTCATCAAGGGTGTTTTGCCCTCAGAAACAACCCGTGGAGAAATCGACATAGCAAAAGTCAAAAAAACTGGACAAAAGGCCCTTTTGGTTCATCCGATTTTGCGGTTGCGGGAAACTGAACTTTCTGAGCACATTATCCGCTCCATTTTTGGCAACGACATGAAAGACCTCACAACCAAAGCTTACGAGTATTTTTTTGAAATTTTCTCTGAAAACTACAAACGGGAAGAAAGCGAAAAAATTGCTCGCCTTGCAGTTGATTTGATTGACCCTTTGCTTGCGAAACGGGAAACCAAAGTTAAAGAGAAACTGGAGGAGTTTCTTTGA